DNA from Azospirillum sp. TSH100:
GCAAGCGGCCGATCACCAAGGTCGAGGACATGGGCGGCATCAAGCTGCGCGTGATGCAGAACCCGGTCTACATCGACATGTTCAACCGCTTCGGCGCCAACGCGGTGCCGCTGGCCTTCTCCGAACTGTTCACCGCGATGGAGACCGGCACGGTCGATGGCCAGGAGAACCCGGTCACCACCATCCAGTCGTCCAAGTTCTATGAAGTTCAGAAGTATCTGACCATTTCCCGCCACGTCTACAGCCCGTGGATCATGATGGCCAGCAAGCGCTGGTGGGACGGCCTGTCGGCTGACGAGAAGAAGATCCTGCAGGACGCCGCCGTCGCCTCGCGCGAGTTCGAGCGCAAGGATAGCCGCGAGGCCTCGGCCCAGAGCGTGGCCTATCTGAAGGAAAAGGGCATGCAGATCAACGAGCTGAGCCCGGCCGAGCTGGAGCGCATGCGCGAGATGGTCAAGCCCGCCTTCGACAAGTACGCCGCCGACGGCGGCGCCGAGGTGCTGAAGGATTTGCAGGCGGCCATCGCCGCCGCCCGCAAGTAAGCGCGGCGACAAAAAAACGATGTAAGTCAAGGGGGTGGACCGGGAGACTGGTCCGCCCCCTTCGCGTTCGCGCGCGATGGGGCCGTGGAGATCCCAGATGGCGGGGGCGGGAAGACCTGTGGTCTGAAAACCGGTCACGCCTTGGTATCGGTTGAAAAGTTCAGTGTTTCAATCATAAGGATATATTGTTACATGTTTGTGGAATTTTTTGGAACTTAAGGGCGTTTTGCGTGGACCTATGCGTCAGTCCTAAGCAATAGATATATCACCTGTTGGATTATATTCGGAGTCGGTGATGTTCAAAAAGTTGCCGTTGGTCAGCAAGCTGGTGCTGGCGATCGGTCTGGTTCTGGCTGTCGGGCTTGGGGTTGGAACGGTTGTGATCTCCTCCAAGAGTGGGGCCGACACCGACGCGTTGTCCTTCAAGGTTGGAGATGAGGTGGGCAAGTACCATGCCGCGGTCGTCGAACGCCGGCTGGAAGACTCCCTGGACGTCAGCCGACAGATGAGGACCACTCTGTTAAGCCTGAAGCGAAGCGGTGTCGTCGATCGCGCCACGTTGAACGACTGGCTGAAGGCGACGCTGGAGGCCAACGAGAATCTGCTCGCCGTTTGGATCGGGATGGAGCCGAATGCGCTGGACGGCAAGGACGCCGCCTTCGTCAACAGTCCCGGCTCCGATGCCACCGGCCGCTTCATCTCCTATTGGAACCGTGGTGGCGGCCAGATCCATCTGGAGCCGATGACCGATTACGACAATCCGGGACCGGCAGGGCTTTACTACCAGCAGGCCAAGCGAACCGGCAGGGAGGTGATCGTCGAGCCCTACAGCTATATGGTTGCCGGCAAGAATGTCCTGATGGTTTCGCTGGTGGTGCCCATCGTCGAGAGCGGCAAGGTGATCGGTGTCGCCGGTGTCGACATCGCCACCGACGAGATCTGGAGCGAGTTGAAGACCGCCAGGCCCTTCGGGACGGGGTCGGTCTTCCTGATTTCCAACGGCGGGCTGTGGGCGGGCTACAGCAACGCCGACCATCTGGGCAAGCCGATCCTCCAGACCAACCAGCGCCTGCAGGCGGCGATGCCGGCAATCCGCGAGGGCAAGGCTTTCGCCCATTTCTCGATGTCGGCGAGCCTGAACACCGAGGTCAAGCAGCTGTTCCAGCCCGTCATGGTCGGAAACACCGGCACGCCCTGGTCTGTGCTGATCAATCTGCCGATGAATCAGGTGGAAGTGCCGAAGCGGGAGCTGACGCATTTCATCGCCATCGGCGCGGTGCTGCTGACCGCTGCGCTGCTGCTGGCTCTGTGGGTGACCAGCCGCGTCGTGATCGGCCAGCCTCTGCGCCGGATCATCGCCACGATCCAGGCGCTGACCGCCGGCCGGCGTGACGTGGAGGTGGCCGACCGCGACCGCGCCGACGAGATCGGCGCCATCAACCAGGCGCTCCAGCTGTTCAAGGAGAATGCCGGCCGCGTCGCCGAGATGGAGGAGCAGCGCCGCCTGGACGAGCAGCGCGCCGCCGAACAGCGCAAACAGGAGCTGGCCCGGCTGGCCGACCGCTTCGAGGGTACGGTCGGCGACGTCGTCGCCAATGTAGCCCGGCAGGCCGAGGCGATCCGCACCGATTCGGAGGGGCTGTCGGCGATCGCCGAGCAGACCAACGCCCAGGCTTCCGCCGTCGCCAGCGCCGCCGACATCGCCAGCGGCAATGTGCAGACGGTGGCCGCCGCAGCGGAGGAGCTGGCCCATTCGATCGAGGAGATCAACCAGCGCATCGCCGCCTCGTCCCGCATGGCGAACGACGCGGTGGGCGAGGTCGAGAAGACGAACGGCACGGTGGCCGGTCTGGCCGAAGCGGCGCAGAAGATCGGCGATGTGGTGAATCTGATCCAGTCGATCGCCGGCCAGACCAACCTGCTGGCGCTGAACGCCACCATCGAGGCGGCACGGGCGGGGGAGGCCGGCAAGGGCTTCGCCGTCGTGGCGTCGGAGGTGAAGAATCTCGCCAGCCAGACGGCCAAGGCGACCGAGGAGATCGCTGCCCAGATCGGTGAAATCCAGGCGGTCAGCGGCAATGCCGTCGGCGCCATCCAGGCCATCGGCCAGACCATCCTCGGCATCAGCGAGACGGTCACCGCCGTCGCCGCCGCCGCGGAGGAGCAGGGGGCGGCGACCCGCGAGATCAGCCGCAACGTCCAGCAGGCCGCCACCGGCACCCGCGAGGTGTCGACCAACATCGATGGCGTCACCCGTGCCGCCAGCGAGACCGGCAGCATGGCTGCCCAGGCCCGCGCGGCGGCCGACACGCTGTCGCACCAGTCTGCCCAGCTGCGCGGCGAGGTGCAGCGCTTCGTGGCGACGATCCGCGAGGGGTGAGGGGAGTGGGGGAGTCGCCGGTCGGCGACTCCCTCCTGCTCAGCAGTCGAAGAACACCGTCTCCCTGTCGCCCTGCAGGCGGATGTCGAAGCGGTAGACCACCCCGCCCGCCAGTTCGGTGCGCGTTGCGATCAGGGTGTCGCGGCGGTCGGCCGGGACGCTCGCCAGCACCGGGTCGGACCCGTTCGCCGCCGCCTCGTCGGAGAAATGCAGGCGGGTGAAGGCGTGGCTCAGCATGCCGCGGGCGAACACCGTCACCGCGATGTGCGGAGCATGGCCTTCGTCGCAGGCGCCGGGCTTCACCGTGTCGAAGAAGAAATAGCCCTCGTCGTTGGTGCCGCAGCGGCCGAAGCCGGCCGCACCGGGGGCATGGCGGCCGTCGGCGCCGGCCTGCCAGATCTCCACAACGCAGTCGCGGATCGGGGCGCCCTCGCCATCGGTGACCACGCCTTCGATGCGGATGTGCTCGCCGGGGGTGTCGCGGCTGGCCAGCCGGTTGGTCGCCAGCGGGCGGCGGCCGTAGAGTTCCGGCGTCCAGGCATAGGCGAAATAGGGGCCGACGGTCTGGGACGGGGTCTGTTTCAGCAACTGGCTCATGGGAATCAGCCCTCCATCGGCGTGGCTTGGCGTCCGCGCAGGACGATGTCGAATTCATAGCCGAGCGCCCACACCGGCTCGGTCACGTCGATGGAGAAGCGGGAGATCAGCAGCTCGCGCGCTCCCTCCGGCACGCCGTTGTAGATGGGGTCGAGCGGCAGCAGCGGATCGCCCGGGAAATACATCTGGGTGACCAGACGGGTCAGGAAGGACGGCCCGAACAGCGAGAAATGGATGTGCGCCGGACGCCAGGCATTGTGGTGGTTGCCCCAGGGATAGGCGCCGGGCTTGATCGTGGTGAAGCGGTAGCGCCCCTCCGCATCGGTGATGCAGCGGCCGGCGCCGAAGAAGTTGGGGTCGAGCGGCGCGTCATGCTGGTCCCAGCGGTGGACGTAGCGACCGCAGGCGTTGGCCTGCCAGATCTCCAGCAGCGTGTGCGGCACCGGTCGGCCGTCCTCGTCCAGCACGCGGCCGGTGACGATGATGCGCTCGCCGATGGGCTCGCCGTTGACGCGGCCGTTCTTGGTCAGGTCGCTGTCCAGCGGCGCCAGGCTGTCATGGCCGAACACCGGGCCGGTGCGGACCGACAGCGCCTGCTTCATCGGGATCAGCGGCTTGGACGGCGAGCGCAGCACCGTCGATTTGTAGAGCGGCGACAGGTAGGGCGGGTGTTGCGCCCAATCGCGCGGGCGGAAATCGCCCTCCGGCTGGTGAACGGCTGTGTCCATTGCGGGTGTCCTCCTTGGCGGCGGTCAGTTGTGCTGACGCTGTTGGGAATTGTGGCCAGGTGTGTTTTTGTGATCGTCCAGCACGCGGTCGATGAAATGGGCGGCGGAACCGGTGTAGCGCAGCGGGTCGAACAGGCGGTCGAGCGCCTCGGCGCCCAGCGCCTGCATCACCTCGGCATCCTCGGCCAGCACGTCGCGCAACGGGCGGGCGGCTTCGGCGGCTCGGCGGCTGGCCTCCGCCACGCGGGAATGGGCGGCCATGCGGCCCATGCGGTCGCCCAGCGCCATGGTCACCGCCTCCGCCAGGATCAGGCCGCGGGTCAGGTCGAGGTTGGCGCGCATGCGCTCCGCGTCGATGGTCAGGCCGGCGACGGTCTCGCGGGCATGGCGGGCGGCGCCGGCGACGAGGCGGCAGAGGTCGGGCAGCGCCTGCCACTCGGCATGCCAGCCGCCGAGGCCGCGCTCATGTTCCTGCACCTGGGCGGCCAGCAGCCCGCCGACCAGGGCCGGGGCGCGGATGGCGGTGGAGAGCAGCACGGCGCAGGACACCGGGTTGCGCTTGTGCGGCATGGTGGAGGAACCGCCACGGCCGGGGCCGCCGGGCTCGAAGGCTTCGCCGACCTCCATCTGCATCATCAGCGAGATGTCGCGGCCGAGCGTGCCCAGCGTGCCGGCGAGGATGCCGAGGGCCGAGGCCGGTTCGGTGACGCGGTCGCGGCTGGCATGCCAGGGCAGGGCGGGCAGGGGCAGGTCAAGATCCTTCGCCAGGGCCTCCGCCACCGCCGGGCCGGCGTCGCCGAGTGCCGCCAGCGTGCCGGCGGCGCCGCCGAATTGCAGGGCGAGGCGCTTGCGGGCGGCGGCGATGCGCTGGCGGTCGCGGCCGAGCGCGTCGAGCCAGCCGGCGGCCTTCAGCCCGAAGCTGGTCGGCAGGGCATGCTGAAGCCAGGTGCGGGCGACCATCGGCGTCGCCCGGTGACGGTCGGCGAGGTCGGCCAGCCCGTCGGCGAGTGCCGCCAGATCGGCGTCCAGCCCGTCGAGGAAGCGGCGCAGTTGCAGCATCAGGCCGCTGTCCATCGCGTCCTGGCTGGTGGCGCCCCAATGGACGTAGCGGGAAGACTCCTCGTCGGCGGCCTTCACCACGCGGGTCAGGTGCTTGACCATCGGGATGGCGGTGTTGCCGGCCAGCGCCGCCTCCGCCCCCAGCGCGCCCAGATCGTAAAGCTCCGCCTTGCAGGCCGCTTCGATGGCCGGGACGGCATGGGCGGGGATGACACCGACCGCCGCCTCCGCCCGTGCCAGCGCCGCCTCGAACTCCAGCATGGCTTGCAGCCTTGCCGTGGCCGAGAAGGCGTCGGCCGCCGCGTCGCTGGTGAAGAGCGGGTCGAGGAGAGGGTCGGCGTGGTGGGTGGCGGTCATCCCTGTTTCCCGTCCTCTTCGTCCATCTCGGCATAGACGGCGCGGGCCAGTGCTATGGCGTGGTTGGCGGCGGGGATGCCGGCGTAGACGGCGGCCTGCATCAGGATTTCCTTCACCTCGTCGCGGGTGACGCCGGTGTTGCGGGTGGCGCGGATGTGCAGCTTCAACTCGCCGTCCTTGCCCAGCGCCGCCAGCATGCCGATGGTCAGCATGCTGCGCGTCCGGATGTCCAGCCCCGGCCGGGTCCAGATCTGGCCCCAGGCGGTCTTGGTGATGAACTCCTGGAAATCGGCGTCGAAGTCGGTGGCGCGCTCCAGCGAGCGGTCGACATGGGCGTCGCCGAGGACCGAGCGGCGCACCACCATGCCGCGATCGTACAAGTCCTTGTCGTCCATTAGAGAGTCCTCAGGAAGCCGTCGATCAGGGCGGCCAGCTCGGCCGGCTTCTCGACGCCGGGGATGTGGGCGGCGCCGGGCAGCAGCTCGAACCGGGCGCCGGGGATGCCGGCGGCCAGCTCGCGCGCGACCTCGGGCGGGGTTGCCACGTCCTCCGCGCCGCAGATCACCAGGGTGGGGGCGGCGATGGCGGCGTTGGCGGCGCGCAGGTCGGCGTCGCGGATCGCCATCGAGCAGCCGACATAGCCGTCCTCGGTGGTGCGGGCGACCATGGCGGTGTAGCCGCGGATCTGCTCGGGCCGGCTGTCGCGGAAGGATTGGGTGAACCAGCGCGCCATCACCCCATCGGCGATGGCGCCCATGCCGCGGGCGCGGATGGCGGCGATGCGGTCGGCCCAGACCGAGGGGGGGCCGATGACGCCGGCGGTGTCGCACAGGATCAGCCCATGCACGCGGTCCGGCGCCTTGACGGCGAGGCGCTGGGCCATCATGCCGCCGATGGACAGGCCGCAGACATGGGCGCGTGCGATGCCGAGCGCGTCGAGCAGGCCGGCGGCATCGTCGGCGAGCAGGTCCATGCTGTAGCCGGCCTCTTCGGTGACCGGCGTCACCTGGGTCAGGCCGTGGCCGCGCATGTCGTAGCGCAGCACGCGGTAACGCTGCGACAGGTGCGGCACCACGGCATCCCAGATATGAAGGCTGGTGCCGATGGAGTTGGCGAACAGCAGAACCGGCGCATCCGCCGGGCCGGTCAGGTCATAGTGCTGGGTGATGCCGGCGGTTTCGATGAAGGGCATGGAGACTGCCTTCGCTTGTTGTGGTGCGGGCGCGGTCGGAACCCGAGGCTACACCCGCTCGATCATCACCGCGATGCCCTGGCCGACGCCGATGCACATGGTGCAGAGCGCGGTCCGGCCGCCGGACTGTTCCAGCTGGTAGAGCGCGGTGGTCGCCAGACGGGCGCCGCTGGCCCCCAGAGGGTGGCCGAGCGCGATGGCGCCGCCTTGCGGGTTCACATGGGCGGCGTCGTCCGGCAGGCCAAGCTCGCGCATCACCGCCAGACCCTGGGCGGCGAAGGCCTCGTTCAGCTCGATCAGGTCGATGTCGGCGATGCGGTGGCCGAGACGTTCCAGCAGCTTGCGGGTGGCCGGGGCCGGGCCGATGCCCATGACGCGCGGCGGCACGCCGGCGGTGGCGCCGCCGACGATGCGGGCGCGCGGGGTCAGGCCGAAGCGCTTCACCGCCGCTTCCGACGCGATCAGCAGGGCGGCGGAGCCGTCATTGACGCCGGACGCGTTGCCGGCGGTGATGGTGCCGCCGGGGCGGACGATCGGCTTCAGGGCCGACAGCGCCTCGATGGTGGTGGCGCGGGGGTGCTCGTCGGTCGTCACCACCGTCTCGCCCTTGCGGCTGCGGATGGTGACGGGGACGATCTCGCGAGCGAGGCTGCCGTCGGCGATGGCCCGGGCGGCCCGCTCCTGGCTGCGCAGGGCGAAGGCGTCCTGGTCGGCGCGGCTGATCTTCCAGTCGTCGGCGACATTCTCCGCCGTCTCCGGCATCGAATCGACGCCGTAGGCCGCCTTCATCGCCGGGTTGACGAAGCGCCAGCCGATGGTGGTGTCGAAGATCTCGGCGGACCGTGAGAAGGGAGCGTCGGCCTTGCCCATGACGAAGGGGGCGCGGCTCATGCTCTCCACCCCGCCGGCGATCATCAGCTCGGCCTCGCCCGCCTTGATGGCGCGGGCGGCGGTGGCGACGGCGTCGAGGCCGGAGCCGCAGAGACGGTTCATCGTCGTGCCCGGCACCGCGTCGGGCAATCCCGCCAGCAGCGCCGACATGCGGGCGACGTTGCGGTTGTCCTCGCCCGCCTGGTTGGCGCAGCCATAGATGACGTCGTCCACCGCGGCCCAGTCGACCGAGGGATTCCGCTGCATCAGGGCGCGGATCGGCACGGCGCCGAGATCGTCGGCGCGCACCGACGACAGGGATCCTGCATAGCGGCCGATGGGGGTGCGGATGGCGTCGCAGATATAGGCGTCACGCATGGTCTTATCCTTCCCCGCCGCCGGCTTGGCCGTGGGCGGCGGCGGTGCGGGCCTGGAGGTCGCGCAGGGCGGCGAGCGCGCCGGCGTCCGGGATTTCGGTGGTCTTCAGGTCGGGCGAGATTTTCAGATCCCAGCCGGTGGCCGCCTTGACCTGCTCCACCGTCACGCCGGGATGGATGCTGGTCAGGGTCAGTTCCTTGGTCACCGGATCGGGGGTGAGGATGCCGAGGTCGGTGATGACCGCGGTCGGCCCGGCGCCGGGGATGCCGGCCTTGGCCCGCGCGTCTCCACCGTCGAGATAGCCGGCCGAGGTGACGAAGGGCAGCTTGGCGACGAAGGCCTTCGGGCTCTGCTTCAGGACGATGAACACCTCCTTGGCCTGGGAGGCGATCTCCGGCGCGCCACCGGCACCGGGCAGCCGCACCTTGGGCGTGTCGTAGGGACCGATGACGGTGGTGTTGATGTTGGCGAAGCGGTCGACCTGGGCCGCCCCCAGGAAACCGACGTCGATCCGCCCGCCCTGCAGCCAGTAGCGGAAGATTTCCGGCGTGCTGACCACGGTGTCGGCGGTGAGCGCGAGGTCGCCGTCGCCGATCGACAGCGGCAGCACCGTCGGCTTGGCGCCGATCGGGCCGGATTCATAGATCAGCACCACCTCTGGCGCATGGGTCAGCCGGGCGAGGTTGGCGGCGGTGGAGGGCAGGCCGATGCCGACGAAGCAGACGGTGCCGTCCTTCAGCAGGCGGCTGGCCGCCACCGTCATGATCTCGGTCGCGGTGAAATCGGCGGTCGCGGTGGTGGTCTCGGTGCTGCTCATCACGCAACCTCCTTCATGCTTTCGGCCAGCACGCGGCGGAAGCCGGCGAAATCGTCGGTGTCCAGCACATGGCGCTGCATCCAGTCCTGGAAGGTCTCGCGTGAGCGGGCGATCGGATCCCACGCCTTGTAGAAGCGGTTGTCGCGCTCCGAATAGCCCTGGGCGTAGGACGGATAGGCGCCGCCGGGAACCGGGCAGACGGCGGAAACCGCCCAATAGGGCAGCACGCAGGCGTTCGGCGGCGCCTCCAGATCGTCGACGATCTCCTCGACCGTGATGATGGAGCGCTTGGCGGCCAGAACCGCCTCCTTCTGGACGCCGAGGATGCCCCAGAGCAGGACATTGCCGCGGCGGTCGGCCTTCTGGGCGTGGATCACCGTCACGTCCGGGCGGACGGACGGGATGGCGGCCAGCTTCTCGCCGGTGAAGGGGCACTCGACGAAGCGGATGTTCGGGTTGACCTTCGGCAGGTCGGAGCCGGTGTAGCCGCGCAGCAGCGCGAAGGGCAGGTTGGAGGCGCCGGCGACATAGGCGTTCGCCATGCCGGCGTGGCTGTGCTCCTCCGTCTCCAGCCGGTGCGGCCAGCCCTGCTCGACCGCGTCGCGGAAGCGGTGGAGGGAACCGACGCCGGGATTGCCGCCCCAGGAGAAGATCAGCTTCGCGGCGCAGCCCATGCCGATCATCTGGTCATAGATCAGGTCCGGCGTCATGCGCACCAGGGTCAGGTCGCGCCGGCCCTGCCGGATGATCTCATGCCCGGCGGCATGCGGAATCAGGTGGGTGAACCCTTCCAGGGCGACCGTGTCGCCATCGTGCACGAGGCTTGCCACCGCCTCGCGCAGGGGCGTGATCTTCGCCATATGACCTCCCGTATGTGCGGAAACCGCACAAATATTCAGCTTTACGCACAGAATGGCGGGAGAGACCTTCGGCTGTCAAGGGCGAAAAATGCACCTCACGGGCGTTAATCGAACATATTGCGGCGCAACATGAGAGTCGTTGGGTGCTTTCAGGGCGGATTTCGAGAAAAAATCCGTATTTGCAAGCGCTTGGCTGTGAACTATGTTTTGTGCGATTATAGAACACTCTATCAGGTATCGCACTTGACGGTTGGCCTGTCCCTCAGTACGGTTGACGGAACAGTCAATGGCCGGGATCCGGACCTGAAAGCGGGAGTCCCGGCGCCGGCACATGGTCACATATGGGAGGGACGATGACGAGGACTCTGCGCAACGCGCTGCTCGGTGCGGCGTTCGGTCTGGCGCTGGCGGCCGGTCCGGCCGGGGCCGCCACCATCAAGGTCGGCGTCATCGCCCCCTTCTCCGGACCGTTCGCGATGTTCGGCAAGACCTTCAAGGACGGCATCGCCCAGTATCAGGCGGAGCATGGCCAGACGGTCGGCGCCGACACGGTGGAGTTCGTCTATCGCGACCTGGAGCAGGCCAACCCGGCCCAGGCCAAGGCGCTGGCGCAGGAACTGATCGTGAAGGAGCGGGTGTCCTTCCTGGCCGGTTTCACCTTCACGCCCGATGCGCTGGCGGTCGCCCCGCTGATCGACGAGGCGAACATTCCGGCGGTGGTCTTCAACGCCGCCACCTCCGCCATCACCGAGAAGTCGCCGCGCTTCGTCCGCACCTCCTTCACCCTGTGGCAGAATACGGTTCCGCTGGCCGAGCATATGGCCAAGCAGGGGATCAGGACGGCGGTGACGGCGGTCAGCGACTATGGCCCCGGCCTGGACGGCGAGGCCGCCTTCAAGGCGACCTTCGAGAAGAATGGCGGCAAGGTGGCCGACGCCATCCGCATGCCGCTGAAATCGACCGACTTCGCCCCCTTCATGCAGCGCATCAAGGACACCGGCGCCGAGGCGGTCTATGCCTTCCTGCCCGCCGGTCCGACCACGCTGGCCTTCGCCAAGGCCTTCGCCGACAACGGGCTGAAGGACAAGGGCGTCAGGCTGTTCGGCCCCGGCGACATCACCCAGGAACCGGATCTGCCGGCGCTGGGCGACGCGGTGCTGGGCATGACCACCAGCTTCCATTACAGCCGCGCCCACGACTCGGCGGTGAACAAGGCATTCCTCGCCAAGCACAAGGAACTGTTCGGCAACGACGACACCGCCACCTTCACCACGGTTGGTGCCTATGACGGCACGCATGTCATCTATCAGATGATCAAGAATGCCGGCGGCGGCAAGATCGATGGCGCCAAGGCGGTGGAGTCGGTGAAGGGCATGAGCTGGGAAAGCCCGCGTGGGCCGGTGACCATCGATCCCGACAGCCGCCATGTCACCCAGACGATCTATCTGCGCACCGTCGAGAAGGTCGGCGGCCGGCTGGAGAATGTCGAGAAGGCGGCGTTCGAGAAGCAGCCGGACTATGGGTACAAGCTGGCGAAGTGAGGGGGGTGTCCCCCTCTCCCCCTGTTCTCGCGCAAACTTGGTTTGCGCTGACGCGACAGGCGGACCATAGGTCCGCCGAAAGCGGGGAGAGGGTTAGGAGGGGGCGCGGCAGGATTATCGGGTAAGGCACGCGGTGCTTCCCCCTCACCCCGACCCTCTTCCCGGGGGGAGAGGGAGACGGGGAGGTGGAGAGACATCATGGAAAGCATCTTCGGGATCGCCGTCGACGGCATCGCCTATGGGATGATCCTCTTCATCATCTCGGTCGGGCTGTCGGTGACGCTGGGGCTGATGCGGGTGGTCAATCTGGCGCATGGCGCCTTCGCCATGCTCGGCGGCTATGTCGCCTCCTATGCCGCGCAAAGCGTGGGTCTGCCCTATGTGGCGGCGCTGATCGTCGCGGTGGCGCTGACCGTGCTGGCCACCCTGCCGCTGGAACGGCTGCTCTACCGCCGCATCTATGGCTCAGCCAACGAGCTGTCGCAGGTGCTGCTGACCATCGGGCTGACCTTCGTCATCGTCGCCGGCATCAATTACCTGTTCGGCCCGACGCTGAAGCGCATTCCACTGCCCGACCTGCTGACCGGCACGGTGGCGCTGGGGCCGAAAGCGATCCCGACCCACCGCGCCTTCGTGATCGGCGCCGGGGCGGCGACGCTGGTTGGGCTGTGGTGGCTGCTGGAGCGCACCGATTTCGGCATCCGGCTGCGCGCCGCGGTCGATGATCCCGCCATGGCGGCGGCGCTGGGCATCCGCACCGAGCGGCTCTATCTGGCGACCTTCGCGCTCGGCACCGGGCTGGCGGCGCTCGGCGGCGTGCTGGGGGCGGAACTGCTGCCGCTGGAGCCCTATTACGCCATCCGCTACATCGTGCTGTTTTTGGCGGTGGTGGCGGTCGGCGGGGCCGGAAGCATCTTCGGATCGGCGGCGGCGGCGCTGGCGTTGGGCATCATCGACACCGCCGGCAAATACCTGATCCCGAATTTCGGCGAGTTCTTCTTCTATGCCGCGCTGATCCTGATCCTGTTCCGCTGGCCCCACGGTTTCTTCAAAGGGAGGACGGCATGACGAGCGTCGCCGAGCGTGACGGAAAGGCTGCCGCCGTGACCCGACCACTTCCCCCCGGCCGGCGCCGCGATCTCGGCTGGATCGGCATTCCGCTGGTCGCGGCGGCCGGGCTGGCCGCCTATTGGCTGCTGCCGGACGATCTGGCCCTGCTGACCCGCATCGCCGCCTCGGCCCTGTTCGTGCTGTCGCTCGACCTCGTGCTCGGCTATGGCGGGATCGCCACGCTGGGGCAGGCGGCGATGTTCGGCACCGGCGCCTATGCCGCCGGCATCGTCGCGGTGAACTGGAACAACGACCCCTTCGTCATGCTGGCGGCAGGCGGGCTGGCCGGCGGGCTGGTCGCGCTGGTCACCGGGGCGCTGATCCTGCATGCGCGCGGGCTGACCCTGCTGATGCTGACCATCGCGGTCGGACAGATCGTGCAGGAGGTCGCCAACAAGGCGCGCGACTGGACCGGCGGCAGCGACGGCCTGTCCGGCATCGACCCTGCGCCGGTGCTGGGGCTGTTCCGTTTCGACATGTTCGGCCACACCGCCTACCTGTTCGCGCTGGCGGTGCTGGTGATCGGCCTGCTGGTGGCGCGGCGGATCGTGCGCTCGCCCTTCGGGCTGGCCTGCCGCGGGGTGAAGGAGGATCCGCTGCGGATCTCCGCCATCGGCGGCTCGCCGAAATCCTATCTGGTGGCGCTCTATGCCGTGGCCGGGGTGTTTGCCGGGGTGGCGGGGGCGCTGACCGCGG
Protein-coding regions in this window:
- the pcaF gene encoding 3-oxoadipyl-CoA thiolase; its protein translation is MRDAYICDAIRTPIGRYAGSLSSVRADDLGAVPIRALMQRNPSVDWAAVDDVIYGCANQAGEDNRNVARMSALLAGLPDAVPGTTMNRLCGSGLDAVATAARAIKAGEAELMIAGGVESMSRAPFVMGKADAPFSRSAEIFDTTIGWRFVNPAMKAAYGVDSMPETAENVADDWKISRADQDAFALRSQERAARAIADGSLAREIVPVTIRSRKGETVVTTDEHPRATTIEALSALKPIVRPGGTITAGNASGVNDGSAALLIASEAAVKRFGLTPRARIVGGATAGVPPRVMGIGPAPATRKLLERLGHRIADIDLIELNEAFAAQGLAVMRELGLPDDAAHVNPQGGAIALGHPLGASGARLATTALYQLEQSGGRTALCTMCIGVGQGIAVMIERV
- a CDS encoding CoA-transferase subunit beta, producing the protein MSSTETTTATADFTATEIMTVAASRLLKDGTVCFVGIGLPSTAANLARLTHAPEVVLIYESGPIGAKPTVLPLSIGDGDLALTADTVVSTPEIFRYWLQGGRIDVGFLGAAQVDRFANINTTVIGPYDTPKVRLPGAGGAPEIASQAKEVFIVLKQSPKAFVAKLPFVTSAGYLDGGDARAKAGIPGAGPTAVITDLGILTPDPVTKELTLTSIHPGVTVEQVKAATGWDLKISPDLKTTEIPDAGALAALRDLQARTAAAHGQAGGGEG
- a CDS encoding CoA transferase subunit A, with protein sequence MAKITPLREAVASLVHDGDTVALEGFTHLIPHAAGHEIIRQGRRDLTLVRMTPDLIYDQMIGMGCAAKLIFSWGGNPGVGSLHRFRDAVEQGWPHRLETEEHSHAGMANAYVAGASNLPFALLRGYTGSDLPKVNPNIRFVECPFTGEKLAAIPSVRPDVTVIHAQKADRRGNVLLWGILGVQKEAVLAAKRSIITVEEIVDDLEAPPNACVLPYWAVSAVCPVPGGAYPSYAQGYSERDNRFYKAWDPIARSRETFQDWMQRHVLDTDDFAGFRRVLAESMKEVA
- a CDS encoding ABC transporter substrate-binding protein, translating into MTRTLRNALLGAAFGLALAAGPAGAATIKVGVIAPFSGPFAMFGKTFKDGIAQYQAEHGQTVGADTVEFVYRDLEQANPAQAKALAQELIVKERVSFLAGFTFTPDALAVAPLIDEANIPAVVFNAATSAITEKSPRFVRTSFTLWQNTVPLAEHMAKQGIRTAVTAVSDYGPGLDGEAAFKATFEKNGGKVADAIRMPLKSTDFAPFMQRIKDTGAEAVYAFLPAGPTTLAFAKAFADNGLKDKGVRLFGPGDITQEPDLPALGDAVLGMTTSFHYSRAHDSAVNKAFLAKHKELFGNDDTATFTTVGAYDGTHVIYQMIKNAGGGKIDGAKAVESVKGMSWESPRGPVTIDPDSRHVTQTIYLRTVEKVGGRLENVEKAAFEKQPDYGYKLAK
- a CDS encoding branched-chain amino acid ABC transporter permease, translating into MESIFGIAVDGIAYGMILFIISVGLSVTLGLMRVVNLAHGAFAMLGGYVASYAAQSVGLPYVAALIVAVALTVLATLPLERLLYRRIYGSANELSQVLLTIGLTFVIVAGINYLFGPTLKRIPLPDLLTGTVALGPKAIPTHRAFVIGAGAATLVGLWWLLERTDFGIRLRAAVDDPAMAAALGIRTERLYLATFALGTGLAALGGVLGAELLPLEPYYAIRYIVLFLAVVAVGGAGSIFGSAAAALALGIIDTAGKYLIPNFGEFFFYAALILILFRWPHGFFKGRTA
- a CDS encoding branched-chain amino acid ABC transporter permease — translated: MTSVAERDGKAAAVTRPLPPGRRRDLGWIGIPLVAAAGLAAYWLLPDDLALLTRIAASALFVLSLDLVLGYGGIATLGQAAMFGTGAYAAGIVAVNWNNDPFVMLAAGGLAGGLVALVTGALILHARGLTLLMLTIAVGQIVQEVANKARDWTGGSDGLSGIDPAPVLGLFRFDMFGHTAYLFALAVLVIGLLVARRIVRSPFGLACRGVKEDPLRISAIGGSPKSYLVALYAVAGVFAGVAGALTAVTSGIVGLDSAGFPWSAEALVMLVLGGTGRLYGAVIGTAAFMGIHHVLAASDPFHWMGFIGLFLIGIVLFLPGGIASGVERLGGLLGRKEGGA